One part of the Glycine max cultivar Williams 82 chromosome 14, Glycine_max_v4.0, whole genome shotgun sequence genome encodes these proteins:
- the LOC100783211 gene encoding uncharacterized protein gives MEHKAYWALKFLNFDEALSGENRKLQLLELEEMRLNAYESSRLYKEKVKAYHVKKLLKKDFRPGQQVLLFNSRLKLFSGKLKSKWSRPFTIKEVKPYGAVELFNPQSETPDKTWILNGQRLKLYHGGNIERLTIIMQLQDP, from the coding sequence ATGGAACACAAGGCATACTGGGCTctgaaatttcttaattttgatgAGGCTTTATCAGGAGAAAATAGGAAGTTACAACTCTTGGAACTGGAGGAAATGAGATTGAATGCGTATGAGTCTTCAAGGTTGTAcaaagaaaaagtgaaggccTATCATGTCAAGAAGCTACTCAAGAAGGACTTTAGGCCAGGACAACAAGTGTTGCTGttcaattcaagattgaaattgTTTTCAGGCAAGCTAAAGTCTAAATGGTCTAGACCTTTCACCATTAAAGAAGTCAAACCATATGGAGCAGTGGAATTATTCAACCCTCAATCAGAAACTCCGGACAAAACATGGATACTAAATGGTCAGAGGTTAAAGCTGTACCATGGTGGGAACATTGAGAGGCTGACCATCATTATGCAATTACAAGACCCTTGA